The Ictidomys tridecemlineatus isolate mIctTri1 chromosome 6, mIctTri1.hap1, whole genome shotgun sequence genome includes a region encoding these proteins:
- the Cmas gene encoding N-acylneuraminate cytidylyltransferase gives MDSLEKGSTSVCNPRGRSSRGRPPKLQRNSRGGQGRCVEKPPHLAALILARGGSKGIPLKNIKHLAGVPLIGWVLRAALDSGVFQSVWVSTDHDEIENVAKQFGAQVHRRSSEASKDSATSLDAIIEFLNYHNEVDIIGNIQATSPCLHPTDLQKVAEMIREEGYDSVFSVVRRHQFRWSEIQKGVCEVTEPLNLNPAKRPRRQDWDGELYENGSFYFAKRHLIEMGYLQGGKMAYYEMRAEHSVDIDVDIDWPIAEQRVLRYGYFGKEKFKEIKLLVCNIDGCLTNGHIYVSGDQKEIISYDVKDAIGISLLKKSGIEVRFISERDCSQETLSSLQLDCKMEVSVSDKLALVDEWRKEMGLCWKEVAYLGNEVSDEECLKRAGLNGVPADACSAAQKAVGYICKCNGGRGAIREFAEHIFLLMEKVNNSCQK, from the exons ATGGACTCCTTGGAAAAGGGGTCCACCTCTGTCTGCAATCCACGGGGGCGGTCGTCCAGGGGCCGACCGCCTAAGCTACAGCGCAACTCCCGCGGCGGCCAGGGCCGATGTGTAGAGAAGCCCCCGCACTTGGCGGCCCTAATTCTGGCCCGGGGCGGCAGCAAAGGCATCCCCCTGAAGAACATTAAGCACCTGGCGGGGGTCCCGCTCATTGGCTGGGTCCTGCGTGCGGCCCTGGACTCGGGGGTCTTCCAGAG TGTGTGGGTTTCAACAGACCATGATGAAATTGAGAATGTGGCCAAACAATTTGGTGCACAAGTTCACCGACGAAGTTCTGAAGCGTCAAAAGACAGTGCTACCTCACTAGATGCCATCATAGAATTTCTTAATTATCACAATG AGGTTGATATCATAGGAAATATTCAAGCTACTTCTCCATGTTTACATCCTACGGATCTTCAGAAAGTTGCAGAAATGATTCGAGAGGAAGGATATGATTCTGTTTTCTCTGTTGTGAGACGGCATCAGTTTCGATGGAGTGAAATTCAGAAAGGAG tttgtgaAGTGACTGAGCCTCTGAATTTGAATCCAGCTAAACGACCTCGTCGacaagactgggatggagaattaTATGAAAATGGctcattttattttgctaaaaGACATTTGATAGAGATGGGTTACTTACAG GGTGGGAAAATGGCATACTACGAAATGCGCGCCGAACACAGTGTGGATATAGATGTGGATATTGATTGGCCTATTGCAGAGCAAAGAGtattaag aTATGGCTATTTTGGCAAAGAGAAGTTTAAGGAGATAAAACTTTTGGTATGCAATATTGATGGATGTCTCACCAATGGCCACATTTATGTATCAGGAgaccaaaaagaaataatatcttaTGATGTAAAAGATGCTATTGGGATAAGTTTATTAAAGAAAAGTGGTATTGAG GTGAGATTCATCTCAGAAAGGGACTGTTCCCAGGAGACACTCTCTTCCTTACAGCTGGATTGCAAAATGGAAGTCAGCGTATCAGACAAACTGGCCCTTGTAGATGAGTGGAGAAAAGAAATGGGCCTGTGCTGGAAAGAAGTGGCATATCTTG GAAATGAAGTGTCTGATGAAGAGTGCTTGAAGAGAGCGGGCCTAAATGGTGTTCCTGCTGATGCCTGTTCTGCAGCTCAGAAGGCTGTTGGATATATTTGCAAATGTAATGGTGGCCGCGGTGCCATCCGAGAGTTTGCAGAGCACATTTTCCTACTGATGGAAAAGGTTAATAATTCATGCCAAAAATAG